From one Triticum aestivum cultivar Chinese Spring chromosome 4B, IWGSC CS RefSeq v2.1, whole genome shotgun sequence genomic stretch:
- the LOC123091421 gene encoding filament-like plant protein, which produces MTNLDAKPISIGGSPNHSQSPEASSRIGDGETQETEAGKSLNEKLTWANGTNDSSPQHGQLPPPEVLTNVGDADRQDSVKSLSEKLSAALLTISAKEDLVKQHAKVAEDAVAGWEHAEAEVSNLKRLLDASSLKNASLEDQVSHLDGALKECVRQLRQAREEQEEKIRGAVAKKSQELESEMSALQNNIVDLKQQLEASDLQEKLQVAEKDCKDLKIELLTLSKELKMLALERDLSNQAAETASKQHLESVKKITRVEAECRRLRHVTRRTSLANDSSRPVPNNACMESLTDSQSDSGEHMLAIDSEVKNSDLWASALIAELDQFKNGNEGTRDLVNNPVEIDLMDDFLEMEKLAALPEADHMSSSFGTETDSDQAVTRDISRGETEALQHQVIDLQAKVEKIEHEKKDLEMALAEARNQLDTSCDTLMAADGKLVDLQMQLNFANESKDAALAQAERLDGERKSLALQFESKSAEVEKLQGVVTKLEETGDSKELELQLQLESTTAEVANLRKMVVSLEEKIDAEKTLSAQHKAEADMAKAAKDTLEAQLRSTNTEIGQLRGIIKTLESEVQKGKICHRELEAQIEAMKTESERTFSVESAKESLEAQLLVANSEIAKLRVTVNALESDAAKEREYSSEVKMQLEAVEGIRKVLGSELESAHQETMKLQEKVSSLEVRLKEQSVLLVEFTAKAEDAVSGRKAMASQLEEANLELAKLTNKVSLLQGKIEQEKLLSEEYEAKCRKLEAQLSRDSREAKLWRLANTNGDLKFKQEKEVASAAGKLAECQRTIANLGLQLKSLTNLDSVMTEPGKLESKDTLLDFREDGTEPPADESYGLHLPMSNGGCASPVPRAQSPSSRRSVFSGYRRSVATGAEQGSEM; this is translated from the exons ATGACGAATCTG GATGCCAAACCTATCTCCATTGGTGGTTCCCCAAATCATAGCCAATCACCTGAAGCTTCCTCAAGAATTGGAGACGGTGAAACCCAAGAAACTGAAGCAGGAAAGTCATTGAATGAGAAGCTAACATGGGCAAATGGGACTAATGATTCTTCCCCGCAGCATGGTCAACTACCACCACCCGAGGTCCTTACAAATGTAGGAGATGCTGATAGGCAGGATTCTGTGAAGAGTTTAAGCGAGAAGCTTTCTGCTGCTCTTTTGACTATCAGTGCTAAAGAGGACTTGGTGAAGCAGCATGCAAAAGTTGCAGAAGATGCTGTTGCAG GTTGGGAGCATGCTGAAGCTGAAGTTAGTAACCTGAAGCGGCTACTTGATGCTTCATCTCTGAAGAATGCCTCTCTGGAGGATCAAGTCAGCCACTTGGATGGTGCTCTCAAGGAATGCGTCAGGCAGCTTCGCCAGGCACGAGaagaacaagaggagaaaatccGTGGTGCAGTTGCTAAGAAGTCCCAGGAATTGGAGTCTGAGATGTCTGCGCTCCAGAACAATATCGTGGACCTGAAGCAGCAGCTTGAAGCCTCTGATCTGCAGGAAAAACTCCAGGTAGCAGAGAAAGACTGCAAGGATCTCAAGATCGAGTTGCTCACGCTATCCAAGGAATTGAAGATGCTTGCACTGGAAAGAGACTTGAGCAACCAAGCAGCAGAGACAGCGAGCAAACAACACTTGGAAAGTGTGAAGAAAATTACAAGAGTCGAGGCAGAGTGCCGTAGGTTGCGCCATGTGACACGTAGAACCTCCTTAGCCAATGATTCTTCTAGGCCTGTTCCAAACAATGCTTGCATGGAATCTCTGACTGACAGCCAATCTGATAGTGGGGAGCATATGCTAGCTATTGACAGTGAAGTAAAAAATTCTGATCTGTGGGCCTCAGCTCTTATAGCAGAACTCGATCAGTTCAAAAACGGCAACGAGGGCACAAGAGATCTTGTAAACAATCCTGTTGAAATTGACCTAATGGATGATTTTCTCGAGATGGAAAAGCTGGCCGCATTGCCTGAAGCAGATCACATGAGCTCTAGCTTTGGAACAGAAACTGATTCTGACCAGGCTGTGACCAGAGATATCTCAAGAGGCGAAACTGAAGCCCTACAGCACCAGGTTATAGATTTGCAAGCAAAGGTTGAAAAGATCGAACATGAGAAAAAAGATCTTGAAATGGCCCTTGCAGAGGCTAGAAATCAGCTTGACACGTCATGTGACACCCTCATGGCAGCTGATGGCAAGCTGGTTGACCTGCAGATGCAGTTAAACTTTGCAAACGAGTCCAAAGATGCTGCTTTAGCACAAGCTGAACGATTAGATGGTGAGAGGAAGTCATTGGCATTGCAGTTCGAATCAAAGTCAGCAGAAGTTGAGAAGCTTCAGGGTGTGGTGACTAAATTGGAAGAAACTGGGGATAGCAAGGAGTTGGAGTTGCAGTTGCAGTTAGAATCAACTACTGCAGAGGTAGCAAATCTTCGCAAGATGGTGGTATCCTTGGAAGAGAAGATTGATGCAGAGAAAACCCTCTCTGCGCAGCACAAAGCAGAGGCAGACATGGCAAAGGCAGCTAAAGACACGTTAGAGGCACAGCTGCGATCCACAAACACAGAAATTGGGCAACTAAGAGGAATTATTAAAACACTGGAGAGTGAGGTGCAAAAGGGGAAGATATGTCACAGAGAGCTTGAGGCACAAATAGAGGCTATGAAGACTGAATCAGAGAGAACATTTTCGGTGGAGTCCGCCAAAGAATCACTAGAGGCTCAGCTCCTGGTAGCAAACTCAGAAATCGCAAAGCTGCGCGTAACGGTGAATGCACTGGAGTCTGATGCGGCGAAGGAGAGGGAATATTCTTCGGAGGTCAAGATGCAATTGGAGGCAGTTGAGGGCATCAGAAAGGTTTTGGGGTCTGAGCTTGAGTCTGCGCACCAGGAGACCATGAAGCTCCAGGAGAAGGTGTCGTCACTGGAGGTGAGGCTTAAAGAGCAGAGTGTGTTGCTGGTAGAATTCACTGCCAAGGCTGAGGATGCAGTGTCAGGGAGAAAGGCAATGGCGAGTCAACTTGAAGAAGCAAATCTGGAACTCGCAAAACTGACAAACAAGGTGAGCTTGCTACAAGGGAAGATTGAGCAGGAGAAGCTGCTCTCAGAAGAGTATGAAGCAAAATGCCGCAAATTGGAAGCTCAGCTGTCAAGGGACAGTCGCGAGGCAAAGCTTTGGCGACTCGCCAACACGAATGGAGACCTGAAGTTCAAGCAG GAGAAAGAGGTCGCCAGTGCTGCAGGGAAGCTCGCTGAGTGCCAGAGGACGATCGCAAACCTCGGGCTTCAGCTGAAATCGCTGACGAACCTTGACAGTGTGATGACCGAGCCTGGCAAGCTGGAATCCAAGGACACGCTGCTGGACTTCAGAGAAGATGGCACTGAGCCGCCCGCCGATGAATCGTACGGTCTGCATCTCCCAATGAGCAACGGGGGCTGCGCCTCGCCTGTTCCTCGGGCGCAGTCCCCGTCATCACGGCGCTCGGTGTTCTCGGGTTATCGTCGATCGGTAGCTACAGGAGCAGAGCAAGGAAGTGAGATGTGA